A stretch of DNA from Rattus rattus isolate New Zealand chromosome 18, Rrattus_CSIRO_v1, whole genome shotgun sequence:
ATAAAGAATGAAACTCTTAAAGAGACAGGATTTATCTTAGCTCATGTTCTCATTCTGGAACCTTTGATAGGTGGGATCTGGCCAATTTTCTATTGTCCCTGGAGAGAATTGTTGGCTTCTCTTTAATAGCATTGATCTCTTTGACAGATATACCCTCTACAGCCATGGCTTTCTGACTGCTTCCCTAGCTGCATGCCTTTCCAACCGCTTAGCTCTGCTTTTAGTTCTTGTTTCTCACTGTAAATCTGTCTAAAAGCACCCAGCAATGACCAGGTCACTGCACGAACTCTCTGCTGCCTTGGATTTTCTCCCACATGGTTAATTTAGCTAATGCTCTAAACTCAGCCTCACATAGCATTTCTGGACACAGAAGAAATTCTCTTGCCAAATATCAcatggctggcctgaaacccGGTGAGCAGTCCTTCTGTGGAATTTCTGTTGGCATTCTACTCTTCCGAGTTCTCACCTGGGTGTCTCATTAGCAATTTGCATTATAGCTTTTGAGGGTCATAAAGCCTATGGGTCAAAACTCTCATGTGATGTATCCAAACCAGCCAAAGCTCTAAGAAAACATATAGGGTTAGTGACAACAATGTCCAGGCATCTCTGACCAATGTTCTGTATTATGTTTTTGCATGGCTATGCTGAATTACCCAGGAAAGCAGCTTAAAGGGATGAAGAAGGTTTTTAGCTTCCGGATTCAGAGACTTCCGTTCACTATGGGGGGAGCAGAGCAGTCACAATGAGCCACAAAAGAGATGAGAACacctttttttccatctttattaacttgggtatttcttatttacatttcgattgttattccctttcccggtttctgggccaacaaccccctaactccccctcccctcctatatgggtgttcccctccccatcctccccccattaccgccctccccccaacaatcacattcactgggagttcagtcttagcaggacccagggcttccccttccaatggtgctcttactacgatattcattgctacctatgaggttggagctcagggtcagtccatgtatagtctttgggtagtggcttagtccctggaagctctggttgcttggcattgttgttcatatggggtctcaaaccccttcaagctctttcagtcctttctaagattccttcaatgggggtcccgttctcagttcagtggtttaatgatggcattcgcctatgtatttgctgtattctggctgtgtctctcaggagagatctacatccggttcctgtcagcctgcacttcttggcttcattcatcttatctagtttggtggctatatatgtatgggccacatgtggggcaggctctgaatgggtgttccttcagcctctgttccaaactttgcctccctattccctcccaagggtattcttgttccccttttaaagaagtagtgaagcatttgcattttggtcatccttcttgagtttcatgtgttctgtgcatctagggtaattcgagcatttgggctaatatccacttgtcaatgagtgcataccatgtgtgtttttctgtgattgggttacctcactcaggatgatattttccagtcccatccatttgcctacacaatggcatattactcagctattgagAACACTTTTAACTAATTaggtttcttcttctctctgttaATCCTGGACCACTGGAGGGAGCCACTCCATTCAAATGGAGTCTAGACTCTCAGTTAATCTTTCCTGGAAACATTCACAGACCTGTTAAGAGATGTGCCTCCATCccttggtgattctaaatccattCAAATTTATAGTGAACATGAAGATGAAACTTCTTATGGTCCCTTCATAGCACCAGCCCTCGGGTCTCTTCTTGCCTTGATCTGGTTGCTAGGGTCTCACTGAGGGGTCAGGACAGTCCCTAAGAGGAGGGTTTGGAACAAGAGATTGCAGAAAAAGGATGAGAGTCTTAACACTTTGATCACTAAGGGGGAGGTCTATTTTCTTCAAAGCTGTGAGGCTAGACAAGGAGAATAGAAAATAGGAGTTTGGGTGATGCTTCAACAGCACCACGAGAGGTCTGGGGAGAGGAGACCCTTCCTAAGTCAGGGGAATCATGACGGGGTGTTGGCTAGAATGACAGGTCTCATCCAGGCAAGGCTAGTGTTGAGGGTCTGCAGAGGAGAGATCAGCAGCCGGCAGAAAAGCCACAATGGATGGCCCAGCAGGAATGGGCACAGCAAGAGGGCTGAAAGCATTCTGGGGACTGGCAGCTTTCAGGGTCACCACAGGCCAGCTGTCAGGGGCAGACACAGGTTAGAGGGTCCTTTCCAACAGAACCACATGGGGgtctgcagcagcagcaaaagcagcagcaagcaATTCTCCCAGCTTAAGGAGGGCAGCAGGCAGTGATGGAGCAACACAGAGGCATAGGACAAGTAGGTGGCCCAAGGGACAGTGCATGCTCCTACTTTTAGCAGGAACTGGGGAAGGCTTGGGTGGAGAAGAGAACAGGCCTTTAGTGGCATATGGCCACATATGGACATGGAATCATAGatacacatgtatgtttatacaGACATTTATActcacaaacacaagcacaaacTTTGaacctcatgtacacacacacacacacacacacacacacacacacacacacacacactcatactgaAAGAGAGGTATTTTCCATACCCTTGCTTCTGTTATCTGACTCCATCTATGGATCACGAGAAGACACTCCCTGTGTTCAGCCTCCAAATATCTGTAAACCCTTTCCTAACCCTATGAGAAGTGGGATCTTTGTGGGTGGGTTAGGATTGTAATCCTGCAGGGAGAACTTCTGGATTCTTGGAACACTGGGATCTCATgtacagaaacaggaagtgatgGAACTTGGTAGACTCCAGATGGCCCCAGGGGAGATGGGAACCCAGACTCATGGAGCAGGTATAATTAGCCACAAAACTGAGGACAAACAAGTCAGGAACAAAGCTAAcctgggaggtcagaggaagcAAACAAGGAAGACCAGATGCATTCTGGGTAGTTGGAACACTGAGCTGGGTATAAAAGCCACCCCGGGTTGGAGCTCCAGATATCCTCACCTTCCTCCAGACCAGTCAGCCTCCACCATGTGTCACACCAGCTGTTCTTCAGGGTGCCAGCCCTCCTGCTGTGTGTCCAGCTCCTGCCAGCCCTCCTGCTGTGTGTCCAGCCCCTGCCAGCCATCCTGCTATGTGTCCAGCCCCTGCCAATCATCCAGCTGCTGGCCTGCTATATGCATTCCTGTGAGATACCAGGTAGCCTGCTGTGTACCTGTAAGCTGCGGGCCCACTGTGTGCATGGCTCCCTCCTGccagtcctctgtgtgtgtgcccgtgaGCTGCCGGCCAGTCTGTGTGACCTCCTCCTGCCAGTCCTCTGGATGCTGCCAACCGTCCTGCCCAACTGTGGTCTGCAGACCTGTGACCTGCAACCCCTCCTGCTGCTGACCAGTGTTTCTAAACCAGGGATTGCCATCATAGACAGGACACATCTATTCACACCCATCTCTATCCTCTGTGACTGTGGCAAGAGGAAGGTGGGCAAACATACCCGGCCCACCGTGGAGTGGGGAAGAGAATGCAGAATGATGCAGATTCTGCCCTGCCTTTCTCTAAGGATGTCCTACCTCCAGCATCCTCTTACTCCCTGTAACCAATAAAGTAGCACCTCCAGTCAGCTCTGTATGTCTGTCCTGGTTCCTATTTGTCTTCTTGATAGCTTTAGT
This window harbors:
- the LOC116887112 gene encoding keratin-associated protein 12-1-like isoform X1, with protein sequence MCHTSCSSGCQPSCCVSSSCQPSCCVSSPCQPSCYVSSPCQSSSCWPAICIPVRYQVACCVPVSCGPTVCMAPSCQSSVCVPVSCRPVCVTSSCQSSGCCQPSCPTVVCRPVTCNPSCC
- the LOC116887112 gene encoding keratin-associated protein 12-1-like isoform X2; protein product: MCHTSCSSGCQPSCCVSSSCQPSCCVPCQSSSCWPAICIPVRYQVACCVPVSCGPTVCMAPSCQSSVCVPVSCRPVCVTSSCQSSGCCQPSCPTVVCRPVTCNPSCC